One genomic window of Mercenaria mercenaria strain notata chromosome 2, MADL_Memer_1, whole genome shotgun sequence includes the following:
- the LOC123562823 gene encoding prostate stem cell antigen-like isoform X2: MSQRCAPTGYRNCSNIGLLILIGVVNGMLCRKVTIMPIRDDISAPLLTCWTCSHSSDSPNNECVKMNNRQNMTKTECQIYQPFCKIQRFEAGGKVEKLERSCTQKCDPGCHRYESVKRCDFCCTQPLCNVGNDADTRHPVLLTIVSVLVAGVCLLV, translated from the exons ATGTCTCAGAGATGTGCACCAACAGGCTATAGAAATTGCTCAAATATAGGATTATTAATACTTATTGGAGTAGTAAATGGGATGTTATGTCGCAAAG tTACAATTATGCCAATACGAGATGACATTTCTGCGCCATTGTTGACTTGTTGGACCTGCAGTCATAGTTCAGATTCCCCAAATAATGAATGTGTTAAAATGAACAATAGACAAAACATGACAAAAACTGAGTGTCAAATATATcagccattttgcaag ATTCAGCGGTTTGAGGCGGGCGGAAAGGTAGAAAAACTTGAGAGGTCATGCACACAAAAATGTGACCCGGGTTGCCATAGATACGAGTCTGTGAAACGATGTGACTTTTGCTGTACACAACCTCTCTGCAATGTAGGCAATGACGCTGATACTAGACATCCGGTATTACTGACAATTGTGTCTGTACTTGTGGCAGGTGTTTGTTTGCTCGTTTAG